A stretch of DNA from Sphingomonas ginkgonis:
GGGAACTGTGCTGCCGTGCGGACCAGCGCCAGCTCCTCGGCGTCGAGCAGCGACAGGTCGGCGGCCTCGTCGAGCGACACGCCCGCCTCGGCCGCCTTGCGCTGGAGGGAGCAAATCCGGGCATGGGCGTACTGGACGTAGAAGACCGGATTGTCCTTCGACGCCTCGACCACTTTGGCAAAGTCGAAGTCGAGCATCGAATCGGTACGCTTGGTCAGCATCATGAAGCGGACCACATCCTTTCCGACCTCGCCGACCACGTCGGCCAGGGTGACGAAGGAGCCGGAGCGCTTCGACATCTTGACCGGCTCGCCGGCGCGGAACAGGCGGACCATCTGGACCAGCTTGACGTCGAGATCGACCTTGCCGTCGGTTAGCGCGGTGACCGCCGCCTGGACCCGCTTGACCGTCCCGGCATGATCGGCGCCCCAGATGTTGACGAGATGGTCGGCGACCTCCGCCTTCTGCAGGTGATAGGCGGCGTCGGCGCCGAAATAGGTCCAGCTGCCGTCCGACTTCTTCATCGGCCGATCCTGGTCGTCGCCGAACCGCGAGGAGCGGAACAGGGTCAGCTCGACCGGCTCCCACTCGTCATGCTCGTCGAGGCTCTTGGGCCGCTCGAGCGCGCCCTCGTAGACCAGCTCCTTGGCGCGCAGCGTATCGAGTGCGCGGGCCGGCGCGCCCGACGCCTGGAGCTCGGCCTCCGACGCGAAGATGTCGTGGTGGATGCCGAGCAGCGACAGGTCATGGCGGATGAGGTGGAGCATCGCCGCCACGGTGCGCTGCTTGAACAAGGGCAGCCATTCGGCTTCCGGGGCCTCGGCGTAGCGACCGCCGAACTCAGCGGCGAGCGCCACCCCTACCGGCCTCAGGTAGTCGCCGGGGTAGAGCCCTTCGGGGATTTCGCCGATCGTGTCTCCGAGCGCCTCGCGGTAGCGCAGGTGCGCGGAGCGGGCGAGCGTGTCGACCTGGCCGCCCGCGTCGTTGACATAATATTCCTTGATGACACGGAAGCCGGCCGCCTCGAGCAGCTTGGCAAGGCTGTCTCCGACCACCGCGCCGCGGCAATGGCCCATGTGCATCGGGCCGGTCGGGTTGGCCGAGACATATTCGACGTTGACCCGCTCGTTGTTGCCGATCGTCGACAGGCCGTAGCGCTCGCCTTCCCGGACGATCGCCTCCAACTCCGACCGCCAGATCGCCGGGTCGAGGCGAAGATTGATGAAGCCGGGGCCGGCTATGTCGACGCCGACGACCCCGGGAAGAGCGGCGAGCTTCGGCTGGAGCAGCGCGGCGAGCGCGCGCGGGTTGGTCCCGGCGCCCTTGGCCAGCACCATCGCCGCGTTGGTCGCCAGGTCGCCATGCGAGGGGTCCCTCGGCGGCTCGACCGCGACTGCGCGGCGCGCCAGCCCGGCGGGCAGCGCGCCCTCGGCTTCGAGGCTGTCGAGCACTTCGGCAAGAAGCGCGGAATAACAGGCGTAGAGGCTCACTTCGGCTCACCAGGGTTGCGGGAAAGCGGCGCCCTTAGCCGATCTTCCCGCTCCTGCGAAGGCGGGCGTGCCGCGTCAGGCGATCATCCGCGCGGTGAGCGGTTTTGGCGACGTCTCCGGGAACAGCGTCGCGCCGAGCCGCGTGCCGTCCTGCCTGTAGTGCTGGGCAAGCACGGTCGCGATCAGCGCGTCGAGGTCGGTCGTCGGCCGGACGTCGCGGTTCTCGTAGAGCGCCGCCGGGGCGAGGCCCGGCCAGTCGCCATAGACCCGCCCGCCGGCCAGCGCACCGCCCATCAGCAGCGCCGCCGAGCCGGTCCCATGATCGGTCCCGTTGGTGCCGTTGATGCGCGCGGTTCGGCCGAACTCGGTGGCGACGATCACCAGCGTGCTGCCCCAGTCGGCGCCGAGCCCGTCGCGATAGGCGGCGAGCAGCGCGTCGAGGTTCTTGAGCTGGTTGTTGAGCCGCGCGTTCTGCGCGCTGTGGGTGTCCCAGCCGTCGGTCTCGATCATCCCGATCCGCGAGCCGCCCGGGCCGGCCATCATCTTCGCCGCCAGCATTCCGGCCGCGCCGGCGCCCTTGACGTCGGTCAGGCTGCCCGCCTCGTGGCGAGCCTCGAGCGCCGCGTTCCACAGCGGCCCCAGCTGGTGGTCCGCCGCATAGAGCTCGCCGACCCGCATCATCAGGTCCTGCGCCGGCGCCGGCAGCCCGGACGGGGCGAAACTGCTCACCCGCGCCGACCCGCGGAGCGCGGCGGGAACGGTCGGCGAGAAGGCGATCGCGCGAGGATCGGCGGCCATCGTTTTGACCAGCCGGTTCATCCAGCCGTCGCTCAGCCGGTAGGGCAGCGAGCCCCCGGTCTCGAGCACGTTCTGGCCGTCGAAATGCGAGCGGTCGCGATAGGGCGAGGCGACGGCGGTGACGAAGGCCGCCTGGCGAGCCGCGAACATCCTGCCGGTCTCGACCAGCGCCGGGTGGAGCGTGAAGGTCGAGTCAAGCTTGATCCCGCTGGCGAGCGGCTGCGCCAGCTCGCCGCGGGTGGCGGCGAACGCCGGGTCGCCGGTCGGCGCGACGATCGACAGGCCGTCGGCGGCGCCGCGCTGGATGATGAAGAGGAAGCGCCGGTCGGTGGCGGCCTGGGCGAAGGCGAGCTTGGGCGCGAACAGGGCCGAGGCGCCGACCGCGCCGCCGAGCTGGAGGAAGGAACGACGGTCCATGACTTGCTACCTCCGGAGGAATTCGGGGCTGACCAGCATCAGCGCGAGACCGGTCTGCGGGCTTTCGGCCCGCGAAATGGCGGTGGCGGTCGCCGGCGTCAGGCTGGCGCCGAGGATATGTGGCGCAAGCGCTCGGGCGTCGATGCCGGTGTTCGCCTGCGCGATCCGCTGCGCCGCCTCGACCCGGCGGACCAGCGCGTCGGGGGCCGCCCAGCTCGCCGCGATGTCGTCGTAGCCGGCGGGCGAGCCCGGCCGCCAGACCGGCTGGCCGAGCTGCTGGAGGAGCGAGACGACCATCTCGGGCTTGACCTGGTCGGTCGACACCGCGCGGAGCGAGGCGACGGTCCAGTCCCACGGCGTCCGGAACTTGCGGTTCTCAGGGCTCCACGCCTCGGGCGACGCGATCAGCGCGCGGTAGACGGTGGGGAGGTCGCCACGGCTCTTCAGAAAGGCCTTCTCGATCCGGGCGACCATCGCCGGCGGCGGATTGTCGGCGGCGAAATGGCGCGCGAGCTTGGTCGCGATATGGTGCGCGGTCGCGGGGTGGACCGACACGTCCTCGAGCACCGCAAGCGTCTGCGCCTCGCCGTCCTCGGGATAGGTCTTCCCCATGATCGTCCGCGCGCCCGGCTCGTGGAATGCCTCGGCGAAGACGAAGGAGCCCGGCGGCCCCTGTAGAAAGCGCTGGTTGGGATTGAGTCCGGCCACGCTCCACCCGGTGAGCGCCCGGGCGAATTCGGTGACGTCGGCCTGGGTGTAGCCGCTGCGCACCCCGAGCGTGTGGAGCTCGAGGATTTCGCGCGCGAGATTTTCGTTGAGGCCGCGGGTCTTACCGTTGCGCCCGACGCGCCCGCCGACCTGGCTGTTGGGCCCGATCGAGCCCGCCTGGTCGAGATAGAAGAGCATCGCGGGATGCTGTTCGACCGCCAGCACCATGTCGGCGAAGCGCTTGTCGAGATTGGGGCGGATCGCCTCGAACTCGAGCAGCCCGGCAAAGCCGAGGTTCTTTTCGCCCTGCGCCGAAACCGCGAAGTGGTTGGCCCAGAAATGCGCCATCCGCTCCATGAAGGGCGAATTGCTGTTGAGCGCGGCATCGGTACGGGCGCCGACCAGGCGCAGGTAGATCTCGCGTTCTTCCGAGCGGGCGGCCTTGAGCGCTTCCGGCTGCTTCGGCCTGGCAGCGTCCATCTGCGCCGGGCCTGGAGCTGCCGGCTGTGATCCAGCAGGAAGCGAGGACATGATGTCGGCGCCGGTCGCCATGGACGCGGGCATGACCTTGGCGGGGCCCAGCAGCCCTTCGCTCTTCAGTTCGCGCCGTTCCTGGCGATAATCGAGGATGGCCTGGACCACGCCCGCCCGGCTCGGCAGATCGGCGGCCGGCTGCGGCACCGCGCCGATCTGCGCCTCGACCCAGCCGCGGGGATCGTTCCCCCCGCCCCGGCCGTCTCCCCGCGCACCCATTCCGAACCGGTTTTCGGCGAAGCTGAGGTCGGCCACTTGATCATCCTTCCCGGCGAGAAAGACCAAGGCTGCGCCTCACCGGGTGAACCTCGGATTACCCTACGTAATCGTCATCTTTCGACCAGCTAGAAGCGGTCGGGCAGGCATACCGGGCCTACCAGTTCCTCGTGCCGGGCAATGGCGAAGGGATCCGTCATACCCGCGACATAGTCGCCGACCTGCCTCGCCGCGGCGAGCGGATCGTCGATCTCGCGATGCCAGCTTTCGGGGAGCAGCCGGGGATTATCCAGATAGGCGGCGGCGAGGTTGCCAACGACGCGCTGCGCCTCGAACCGGACCGGCTGCAGCGGCGGCGCATTGTAGAGGTTGGCGTAGAGAAAGCGCTTCAGTTCGCGCTCTTCCTCCGCCAGCGCGGCCGAGAAGCCCGCGAGCGCCCGGCCTGCGGCGCGGACCTCGGCGAGCGTCGCGACCCCGGCGTCGGAGACCCGGCGGCGGGTCTCGTCGATAAGGTCGCCGACCATCGTCCCGATCTGGTCGCGGACGAGCGCGCGCAGCTTGCGTTCGGTCGACAGGCCGGGATGGCGCTGCTCGATCGTGGTCCAGTGCCGCGCCACCAAGGGCACCGCCAGCAGCGCGTCGAGCGACAGCACGCCGGAGCGCAGCCCATCGTCGATGTCGTGATTGTCATAGGCGATGTCGTCGGCGAGCGCGGCGACCTGCGCCTCGAGGCTGGCATAGCTGGCGAGCTCGAGACCGATCTCCCGGTCGGCCTCGGCCAGCGCCCAGCCGGGTTCGAGCACCGGCCCGTTGTGCTTGGCGAGGCCCTCGAGCGTTTCCCAGCTGAGATTGAGGCCGTCGAACGCCGGATAGGTCTGCTCGAGCCGGGTCAGCAGACGAAGTGTATGGCCGTTGTGGTCGAACCCGCCGACTGACGCGATTGCCGCGCTCAGCGCGTCCTCCCCGGCATGGCCGAACGGCGGGTGGCCGAGGTCGTGCGCGAGGCAGAGCGCTTCGGTCAGGTCCTCGTTGAGTCCGAGCACGCGGGCGATCGTCCTCCCGATCTGCGCCACCTCGATCGAGTGGGTCAGCCGGACCCGAAAATGGTCGCCGTCGGGCGCTACGAACACCTGGGTCTTGTGGCGGAGCCGGCGGAACGCAACCGAGTGGACGATCCGGTCGCGGTCGCGCTGGAACAGGTCGCGTGGGCCGCGGGGGCCGGACTGTGGTTCGGGATGAACCCGCCCGCGCGATCGCGACGGCAACGCCGCGAGGGCGGAAAGGCTGGTCATGGATTGAGCTTGCGAACCATCTGTCCCTGATCGTTGCTCCAGCTAAAGCCGGGGATGCGAGACGCTTCAAGCTCCTCGGTGAAAATCTGCACGTCCTCGCGGCTCTTGAAGGGACCAATCAGCAGCCGGCTGCGGGGGCCGTCGGTGCTAACCCAGGGGGAAATGCCCTTGAACAAATCCGGATCCTGGCGGGTGATCCGATCAAACTGAACGCCGAGCGCCTGCTCGTTCGGCCCGCTGGCCAGCTGAATCCATAGCTTGCGCTGGAGTTGCGCAGCGACACCGGACGAGGCCGGCGGAGACGTTAAAGCCGGCGGAGACCGGACCGGCGAGGGCAGCGGGGTCACGGTTGCCACCTGCGTCGGGCCGAACGCTGGGGCGGGCGGCGGACCTGCGGCCGGCGGAGCAGCCGACGCGGTCGCATTCAGCCAGCTGTCGATCCCGGCCAGTCGATCGCTGTCCGACTGCGTGGAACGGGGAACGGGCGGCACACTGGCCAGCGCGGTGCCGCTCGAAGCCTGGTCACTACCCGGGAAATCCCCCAGCAGGACCGCGGCCGCCTTGGCCCCGGGGGTCAAACCGGCGAGCCGTCCCATGAACGGCGCCAGGCTCCCCGCCATGCCCGGCATCGCGCTGTTGACCGCCGCGGCAGCCCCGGCGGGATCACCAGTCAGCGCCAGCACGAACGCGCGCGCGCGAAGGGCGGCCGGGTCGCGGCGCCCCAGCAGCGGATCGAGCGCGGCGAGCGCCTCGGCGCGGCGGCCACTGATCGCCAGGCTGAGGGCCAGCCGGCGCCGCGCTTCGTTGGGATTGCTGCCGGTCAGCGCGATCCGATAGTCGTTCTGGGCCGCGGGCTGGCGCCCGAGAAGGTCGTAGGCTTCTCCGCGGTCGAGGGCGAAGCTTTGGACGGCGGCTCCCAGCTGTTGTGCCCGGGTGAAGTAGGACAGCGCGCGATCCGCCTCGCCAAGCGCGCAGAGCGCGGCGCCCATACCGATCTTGGGGACGGGGCTGGTCGGGTAGACTTCCTCGGCACGGCCGAAGAAGCCGAGCGCCGCCTGGGCGTCGCCAACGTCGAGCGAGGCGCGCCCGGCACCGACCAGCGCGTCGAAGTTGCGCGGATTGATGGCGAGCAGCCGCACCTCGCGGGCCAGCTTCGCCTCCGGAGACTCATATTGCCCCGGCAGGGGCGCAGATGGCGGCGGCGGCGTGTCGCCGCCGATATATTGCGCCGCAGCCGCGCCGGGCACCAACAGCACCGTGGCGGCAGACGCCAAGCATTTCCGGAACATCGTCCTCCCCTTGCTTCTCGCTAGCTGACTGGAAGCTTGCTGGAAGCCGATAGCGAGGAAGTTCACGGCGGCGCGTTGTCACGGCACGGCGAACCGTTCGCCCGTCCGAAGAGGCTTGCGCACCCGCGCCAAGGCTTTAAGGACGCTGCGACTGCCAAGCGGCGGGCCCCTGCCCGCGGCTTCAGCCGATCAGGCCCGATGGCGGAGTGGTTACGCAGAGGACTGCAAATCCTTGCACGCCGGTTCGATTCCGGCTCGGGCCTCCACTCCCGGCAAGCTCATACCTGGCCCCGACGGCATGCCGCGTATTCTGTAGGCGACAGGAGCGTGGCCTGACGAAGCGCAGAAACGTTCAAAACAGAATTTTGCAGGGCGAGTCAGCGGAGCCTTAACCAAAGCGACGGCAGGGTCAGGATCGAACCTATTTGAGCCAAGGTAATTGCCTCCCATGCCTGTTCGTACGCGTATCGCAATCGTCGGCGCGCTTCTCCTCGTCGGCCTGCTCTTTTTCGTTCACCTCCGTTCCCAACCTGCCGTCAGCGTGATTCCCGGCCTGGCCGGACCCGCGGGCAAGACCGTGGTTGCGCCGCCGCCGCCGCCGCGGGTGGAGGATTATGGCGGTGGCGGCGCCACCCGCCTCGCGGTCCTGGTGACCGATGTCGACTCGGACTGGATCGGGCTGGTGCGCGCGCTGCGCGCGCGAGGCATTCCCGCGACATTCACCCGCGACCCGGCCGAGGCGATGCGGCATCGTGCCATGCTCGCTTATCCGCTGATCTCAGGGAAGGTGCTGAGCGGCGACCATATCCGCGCGCTGGCGGCGTTCGTCCACGGCGGCGGCGGGCTGATGACTTTTGACCTGGCGGGTGGTGGCCTTGAACCCCTGTTCGGGATTCGCGGCGAGATCCCGGGCCGGGCGCGCTCGGCCCTACGATGGCCGGCGACAGCCGGCGCCACCGCGATCACTCCGCTCAACGCCGCGGGCATGGAAGCGACATTGGGAAGCCAGGGCTTGGATGTAACAACGGCGACGACGTTGGCGCGGTTCGACGACGGCGCCGCGGCGCTGACCTGCCAGTCGGCCGTGGGGCGAGCCTGCATCCTTGGCGTCGACGTCGGTTCCTACGCGAACCGCGCCTTCAACCTGCGCGCCGAGCCGCTTGCCGGCGGCTATGTCAACGGGGACGCCGACGGGCTCGATCGACTGATGAACGCGGTGCGCGACTTCTACGTCGCCAGCGAGCCGAACGCCTACCTGATCGGGACAGCGCCAGCGCCCTTCGGCGGCAGCTTGATCCTCACGCATGATCTGGACGCCGGCAAGGCGCTTGCCGACTCGCTTGCGCTGGCTGAGGCAATGCGAAAGCGGGACGTCGACGCGACGTTCTTCATGCAGACCAAATATGTCCGCGACTGGAACGACGACGTCTTCTTTCGCGCAGACACGCTGCCGCAGCTGCGGCGATTGAAGGCGCTGGGGATGGAGGTCGGGAGCCACAGCGTGGCGCACGCGCGGGCGTTCAATCAGTTCGAACTGGGCGACGGAACCGAAGCCTATCCGGATTACCGCCCGTTCGTCACCAGCCAGACGACCGCCCGCGGCGGAACCATCCTCGGCGAACTGCGGGTTTCGAAATATCTCCTCGATAGCGCGATTGGCCAGCAAACCCTCGCCTTCCGACCCGGGCACCTGCGTAACCCGGCGATGCTGCCCCAGGCACTGGCGGCCACCGGCTATCGGTTCACGTCGGACCTGACTGCCGAGAACGCCCTGACCAATTATCCCTTCCAGCTCGCCTATGGCCGCAGCGGACCGGGCCTGATGCCCGTCTGGGAGTTTCCGGTCACGATCGAGGACGAAGCGGCGCCCCCTTTCGCGGCTCGCCTCGACGCCTCGGTTGCGCTGGTCGAGCGGATCGCGTCCAGAGGCGGGGTCGCGACGCTGTTGGTGCATCCCGACCATGGGTCCAAGCGCGACGCCGAGCTGGCGCTGATCGACCGGCTTCGCGGCCGCTATTGGATCGGCGGGCTCAGCCGGTTCGGCGAGTGGTGGCGCGCGCGCGACCTGGCGGCCATCGACTATGATGGCAAGCAAGTCACCGCGCGCGGTCCGCTGCCCGTGCATGGCGTTACCGTCAGTTTCCCGAGATCAGGCCGAACTCACGTCATCCCTTGAGTGCGCATCCCCAACTCAGATGAAGCTGAGCCAGCGTTCGCGCCGGGTTCGTTTCACGCCGGCAAACCAGTGCGACAGCGGGACGAGCAGGAGCAGCACGATCAGCCAGGCAAGATAGACGCCGCCGAGGCCATAGCCCCAGGCAATCGGCTCCTGCGCCCCGGACGTCTGGCGCGCGACGAGGTCGATGGCCGCCTGTGGCACTCCCATGGAGGACGCCAGCAGGAGCATTGCGCCATGGGCGATGTAGATGTGGGCGATGTAGGTGAAGAGCGGCGTTCGACCGAAGTCGAGCAGCACGCGCGCCAGCGGACCGCGCAAGCGCTCCAAAAGCAGGAAGAGCAGCAGCGACACGCCAAGCGTCGCCATCACATAGTCGGGCGACGGCGGGTATTTGGAAAGGTTGAGGTAGGATAGGGTGGTTCTGAGGGGGTTGCCGTCGCGGACCCAGGGGGACGGGTCGCCGTAGCCGTTCGCCCAGCGCAGGAGGAGGACGCCGGCGAGCAGCGCCAGCGCGAGGCGGAGCAGCGCTCGGGCGCGGGCCGGCTCGGGAGTGGCGAACAGCGGCCCCATCCCGAACCCGACCGCCATGATCCCGAGCCACGGCAGGGCCGGATACATGACGAGGCTGGGCACTCCGGGCAGCGCGCCCGGTGACAGCAGCAGCGTGCGAAGGACCCCTGCCCCGCCCTGCCATCGCGCGGTCGCCGCGACCGCCAGCGGCCCGAGTGCGACGAGCGCGATCCCCACCCCCAGCACCAGCTCGGGGCGCAGCCGCGACAAGAGGCTCATCGCCATCATCCCGAACCCGATCGCCCAGATGACCTGGAGAAAGACGAAGGGCTCGCCGAAGTTGAAGCCGAAGCCGACGAGCGTGAGCTCGAGCAGGATCAGCCAAGCGCCGCGGGCGAGCAGGAAGCGGCCGAGCGCCCCCGGCTCCTTGTGCAGCGACTGGAGGTAGATGGAGGTGCCCGCCAGCAGGACGAAGGTCGGGGCGCACAGGTGAGTCACCCACCGGGTCGCGAACAGCAAGGGCCAGGAGGTCGCGGGATCGGTCGGGTTGTGGAGCGCCGGGCCGCCGAAGAAGTCGCGAACATGGTCGAGCACCATCAGTGCGATCATCAGCCCGCGCAGCAGGTCGATCGCGTCCAGCCGCCGCACGCCGGCGCGGGTCAGCCCGACCGAGCGGGGCTCGACCAGCGGATCGTCGACCGCGGAATCGACAGCGGCGGCTCTCGTCGACATGCCCCGTCTCCTCTCTCGAGCGGAACGGCCTTAGCCAAGCTGCCGCCGTCCCGAGCGCGACCAGTGTGCACCTTCGGCGGATCGCTGCAATCCCCGCGGAAGAGCCGGAAGCCGCTCCGGCTGCGGCGGACACCGCGTCCGCGATGTGACCGCCCGCCAGTCCCGCGCGTTGAAAGCCCTGTCGCGTGAGGAGCCAGCCAGAATGAATGTTGCCGACCAGATCGTCGAGACCCTGCAGGCGAGCGGGGTCGAGCGCATCTATGGCGTCGTCGGGGACAGCCTGAACGGCATCACCGAGGCGCTTCGCCGGCGCGGGACGATCGACTGGGTGCACATGCGGCACGAGGAATCCGGCGCCTTCGCGGCCGGCGCCGAAGCCCAGCTCACCGGCCGGCTGGCGGTCTGCGCGGGCTCGTGCGGGCCGGGCAACCTCCACCTGATCAACGGGCTCTACGACTGCCACCGGTCGGGCGCGCCGGTGCTGGCAATCGCCGCGCAGATCCCGCTGGCGGAGATCGGCAGCGGCTATTTCCAAGAGACCAAGCCGGAACGGCTGTTCGCCGACTGCAGCCATTATTGCGAGCTGGTCTCGAGCCCCGAGCAGATGCCGCGGATCCTCGAGCAGGCGATCCGCGCCGCGGTCGGCAAGGGCGGGGTGGCGGTGATCGTCATCCCCGGCAATGTCGCGCTGCTCGACGCCACCGAGCGCAAGGTCCCGCCGGCGGCCAGCCTGCTGCCGGCGCCCCCGGTGGTCGTGCCACGGGACGCCGAGACCGACGCGCTGGCGGAGCTGCTCAACGGATCGCGGCGGATCACCCTGCTATGCGGGCGCGGCTGCGCCCACGCGCATTCCCAGCTGCTCCGGCTGGCCGAACGGCTCAAGGCGCCGATCGTCCATGCGCTCGGCGGGAAGGAGTTCGTCGAGCCCGACAATCCCTTCGACGTCGGAATGACCGGGCTGATCGGCTTCGCTTCGGGCTATCGCGCGATGCTGCAGTGCGACGCCCTGCTGATGCTCGGAACCGACTTCCCCTACCAGCAATTCTACCCGACCGAGGCGCGGATCGCGCAGGTCGACCTGAAGCCCGACCATCTCGGGCGGCGCTGCCGCCTCGACCTCGGGCTGGTCGGTGATGTCGCCGCGACGATCGACGCGCTTCTGCCCAAGCTGGAGGTCAAGGCGGACCGGGCGCACCTCGACGACAGCGTCGCCCATTACCGGCGCTCGCGCGCGGACCTCGACGAGCTGGCCACCGGCGAGCCCGGCCGCAAGCCGATCCACCCCCAGTTTCTCGCGCGGACGCTGAACGAGGTGGCCGCCGACGACGCCATCTTCACCGCCGATGTCGGCACGCCGACTATCTGGGCCGCGCGCTACCTGAAGATGAACGGCCGCCGCCGACTGATCGGATCCTGGGTCCATGGCTCGATGGCGGGGGCGATGACCCAGGGCATCGGCGCGCAGGCGGCCTTCCCGGAGCGGCAGGTGATCTCGCTGTCGGGCGACGGCGGCTTCGCCATGCTGATGGGCGACTTCCTGACACTCAACCAGCAGAAGCTGCCGCTCAAGGTCGTCATCTTCAACAATGGCTCGCTCGGCTTCGTCGAGCTGGAGATGAAGAGCGCGGGGCTGATCGAGACCGGGGTCGCCCTCGACAATCCCGATTTCGCCGCGGTGGCGCGCGCGGCTGGGGTCCACGCGATCCGAGTCGAGGATCCCGGCGACCTGCGCGCCGCTGCCGAGGACATGCTTGCCCACCCGGGCCCGGCCCTGCTCGACGTCGTCGTCAACCGGCAGGAACTGTCGATGCCCCCCAAGGTCACGCTGGAGCAGATGAAGGGGTTCAGCCTCTACGCGCTGCGGGCGATCATGAACGGCCGCGGCACCGAAATCGTCGACCTGGCGCGAAGCAACCTGCTGCGCTGACCCTTCACCCTTGCCCGACCCTTCCTGCGGGGCGATGACCGGCTGTGGACAAAGCGAAACGGACGACCCTCAAGCAGCTGGCGGGCGCGACCTGCATCGTCGGGCTTCCCGCCGGCGAGCTCGACGCGGCTGCTCCAGTGCCCCCCGGCGGCCACGACGGCGCGGATTGGCTCGCCGCTTACAATCCCGTATGGACCAGCCCCAGCAAGAACGCGGGCGAGTCCATGCCCTGCGGTGCCGGCGACATCGGCCTGAACGCCTGGGTCGAAGGCGGGGAACTCCTCTTCTACATCGCGCGCAGCGGCGCGTTCGACGAGACGAACAGCTATCTCAAGCTCGGCCGGGTCCGGGTCCGGCTGGACCCCTCCCCCTTCGTCGCCGGCGCTTCGTTCCGGCAGGAACTGCGGCTGGCCGACGGCGAGCTGGTTATCTCGGCCGGGGACGTCGCCATCAGCCTGTGGGCCGACGTCGAGCAGCCGGTGGTGCACGTCGCCGTCGAGAGCGGCGCCCCGCGGCGGGCGACGGCGACGCTGGAGAGCTGGCGCCTGGTCGACCGAGATTATCTGCCGGACGAGATGTCGATGCACCGCGCCTACGACGGGGCGCCGGTGGTGCCCCGCCAGCGCGCCGACACGGTCGGCTTCGCGGAAGGCGGGGTGCTGAGCGCACGGCGCAACCACGATGAGGACACGGTGTTCGACCTGCTGGTGGCGCAGCAGGAGCTGACCGCGGTCAAGGACCAGCTGTGGAACCCGTTGCGCGGGCTCGGCTTCGGCGCGCTGATGCTGGGGCCGGGGTTCGCTCCGGCCGGCGAGACCGTCGGCCGCTACGCCAGCACGCCGTTCCGGGGCTGGTCGCTGCGAAGCGCACGACCGCAGCGGCGGCATTCGCTCAAGATCGTCTGCCACGTCGCCCGGACCGATAGCCAGGACGAATGGCTCGCCGGGCTGCGCCGCCTGACCCGGACCGCGGCTGCGCCGGCCGCGTCGCGGGCGCGCTCACGGCGGTGGTGGCGTGGCTACTGGGAGCGCAGCTACATCCTGATCCAGCCCGGCCCGGCGCGGCCGGACAGTCAGCCGTGGCGGCTCGGACGAAACTACCAGCTGTTCCGCCACATGCTCGGCGCCAATGCGCGGGGCGACTGGCCGACCAAGTTCAACGGCGGCAACTCCACCGTCGATCCGGAATA
This window harbors:
- a CDS encoding DUF1800 domain-containing protein, which gives rise to MADLSFAENRFGMGARGDGRGGGNDPRGWVEAQIGAVPQPAADLPSRAGVVQAILDYRQERRELKSEGLLGPAKVMPASMATGADIMSSLPAGSQPAAPGPAQMDAARPKQPEALKAARSEEREIYLRLVGARTDAALNSNSPFMERMAHFWANHFAVSAQGEKNLGFAGLLEFEAIRPNLDKRFADMVLAVEQHPAMLFYLDQAGSIGPNSQVGGRVGRNGKTRGLNENLAREILELHTLGVRSGYTQADVTEFARALTGWSVAGLNPNQRFLQGPPGSFVFAEAFHEPGARTIMGKTYPEDGEAQTLAVLEDVSVHPATAHHIATKLARHFAADNPPPAMVARIEKAFLKSRGDLPTVYRALIASPEAWSPENRKFRTPWDWTVASLRAVSTDQVKPEMVVSLLQQLGQPVWRPGSPAGYDDIAASWAAPDALVRRVEAAQRIAQANTGIDARALAPHILGASLTPATATAISRAESPQTGLALMLVSPEFLRR
- a CDS encoding deoxyguanosinetriphosphate triphosphohydrolase, whose product is MTSLSALAALPSRSRGRVHPEPQSGPRGPRDLFQRDRDRIVHSVAFRRLRHKTQVFVAPDGDHFRVRLTHSIEVAQIGRTIARVLGLNEDLTEALCLAHDLGHPPFGHAGEDALSAAIASVGGFDHNGHTLRLLTRLEQTYPAFDGLNLSWETLEGLAKHNGPVLEPGWALAEADREIGLELASYASLEAQVAALADDIAYDNHDIDDGLRSGVLSLDALLAVPLVARHWTTIEQRHPGLSTERKLRALVRDQIGTMVGDLIDETRRRVSDAGVATLAEVRAAGRALAGFSAALAEEERELKRFLYANLYNAPPLQPVRFEAQRVVGNLAAAYLDNPRLLPESWHREIDDPLAAARQVGDYVAGMTDPFAIARHEELVGPVCLPDRF
- the argS gene encoding arginine--tRNA ligase yields the protein MSLYACYSALLAEVLDSLEAEGALPAGLARRAVAVEPPRDPSHGDLATNAAMVLAKGAGTNPRALAALLQPKLAALPGVVGVDIAGPGFINLRLDPAIWRSELEAIVREGERYGLSTIGNNERVNVEYVSANPTGPMHMGHCRGAVVGDSLAKLLEAAGFRVIKEYYVNDAGGQVDTLARSAHLRYREALGDTIGEIPEGLYPGDYLRPVGVALAAEFGGRYAEAPEAEWLPLFKQRTVAAMLHLIRHDLSLLGIHHDIFASEAELQASGAPARALDTLRAKELVYEGALERPKSLDEHDEWEPVELTLFRSSRFGDDQDRPMKKSDGSWTYFGADAAYHLQKAEVADHLVNIWGADHAGTVKRVQAAVTALTDGKVDLDVKLVQMVRLFRAGEPVKMSKRSGSFVTLADVVGEVGKDVVRFMMLTKRTDSMLDFDFAKVVEASKDNPVFYVQYAHARICSLQRKAAEAGVSLDEAADLSLLDAEELALVRTAAQFPRVIEAAALAHEPHRVAFYLYDLAAEFHALWNRGNDDPERRFLLENNRDLTRARLELARGIGQIIRSGLAIMGVEAAQEMR
- a CDS encoding DUF1501 domain-containing protein — translated: MDRRSFLQLGGAVGASALFAPKLAFAQAATDRRFLFIIQRGAADGLSIVAPTGDPAFAATRGELAQPLASGIKLDSTFTLHPALVETGRMFAARQAAFVTAVASPYRDRSHFDGQNVLETGGSLPYRLSDGWMNRLVKTMAADPRAIAFSPTVPAALRGSARVSSFAPSGLPAPAQDLMMRVGELYAADHQLGPLWNAALEARHEAGSLTDVKGAGAAGMLAAKMMAGPGGSRIGMIETDGWDTHSAQNARLNNQLKNLDALLAAYRDGLGADWGSTLVIVATEFGRTARINGTNGTDHGTGSAALLMGGALAGGRVYGDWPGLAPAALYENRDVRPTTDLDALIATVLAQHYRQDGTRLGATLFPETSPKPLTARMIA
- a CDS encoding tetratricopeptide repeat protein; translated protein: MFRKCLASAATVLLVPGAAAAQYIGGDTPPPPSAPLPGQYESPEAKLAREVRLLAINPRNFDALVGAGRASLDVGDAQAALGFFGRAEEVYPTSPVPKIGMGAALCALGEADRALSYFTRAQQLGAAVQSFALDRGEAYDLLGRQPAAQNDYRIALTGSNPNEARRRLALSLAISGRRAEALAALDPLLGRRDPAALRARAFVLALTGDPAGAAAAVNSAMPGMAGSLAPFMGRLAGLTPGAKAAAVLLGDFPGSDQASSGTALASVPPVPRSTQSDSDRLAGIDSWLNATASAAPPAAGPPPAPAFGPTQVATVTPLPSPVRSPPALTSPPASSGVAAQLQRKLWIQLASGPNEQALGVQFDRITRQDPDLFKGISPWVSTDGPRSRLLIGPFKSREDVQIFTEELEASRIPGFSWSNDQGQMVRKLNP